A genomic segment from Elusimicrobiota bacterium encodes:
- a CDS encoding sigma-70 family RNA polymerase sigma factor, which translates to MTDAELMEAFANGETEALGEIIARYKTPLFNYLLRITGNTAAAEDLFQDVFVKLARSPKAYGERFKFSAWLFTVAHHAAMDYFRRRSAQKTVPLDGDAENPGAADCLASGEPGPEQAVQNLELKRRVEKALALLSEDQREIFYLRHYSGLSFREIAALLKIPIGTALARVSRAAAVLRRELENRE; encoded by the coding sequence ATGACCGACGCTGAACTGATGGAGGCTTTCGCGAACGGGGAAACCGAAGCCCTGGGAGAGATCATTGCCCGCTACAAAACGCCGCTTTTTAATTATCTTCTGCGCATAACCGGCAATACGGCCGCGGCGGAGGACCTGTTCCAGGATGTTTTTGTCAAGCTTGCCCGGTCGCCAAAGGCCTACGGGGAGCGGTTTAAGTTTTCCGCCTGGCTTTTTACCGTGGCGCACCACGCGGCCATGGATTATTTCAGGCGCCGTTCGGCGCAAAAAACGGTGCCGCTTGACGGGGACGCGGAAAACCCGGGGGCCGCCGACTGCCTGGCTTCAGGCGAGCCCGGGCCTGAGCAGGCGGTTCAGAACCTGGAGCTTAAACGCCGCGTTGAAAAAGCTCTCGCGCTTCTTTCGGAAGATCAGCGCGAGATCTTTTACCTCAGGCATTATTCCGGCCTTTCTTTCAGGGAAATTGCGGCTTTGCTTAAAATACCCATAGGCACGGCTTTAGCCCGCGTGTCCAGGGCCGCCGCCGTGCTGAGGAGGGAACTGGAAAACAGGGAGTAA
- a CDS encoding SpoIID/LytB domain-containing protein yields MRLIIIFALILSNACLKARAAAPDNTPAPHFGPSGQSAGQPDAYSYYLKGELPKAGAEYMRMAALEPANPEPLLNAAMCWRQAGQYRLAAQVMDKAAALAPDNPDIQAETGWLKFHRADYAAAKEAFELALRLAPDHERATLGLASVYSNLEDKDKTIELLGRYKQLRPDFAGVDYIIAWNYMNFKMYKEAEAALIEALRKDPTFTEARLPLAGIYARDGKFNEAWNQYHRVLDSAPGHPVASKAIKVLEGKLTKQPEEIRPPFKIIRPLSMEPMDVINSLSKSTKMRVGIGTGNTGKQGRNNYLKFKSFEGLAINGKRSGKLYAELPPDEEWTAEYSGERLVLKDSSGTVYGRFKGPLILASKDAKNGSVIFESSKKCGNPWFAFSDRQYRGAIELYPIRGRGLGVINILEMEQYLMGVVPSEVSAQWPYETLKAQAVIARTQAIIRRARGGAHKADGYHICDGEHCQAYKGMGNEANSTNRAVLDTEGELLLYHGKPAYTFYHSNCGGWIQASGEVRGWGDSPYLYDHPDSVEISSAAALPPWEFHLWLTGNPEANCNYPGKVRASEYRWMKIIKHKDLDFRVKRDYSIGDLREIVPLRRSRSGNVNSIKLVGSKKTITITKEHLIRNLLGFAPLKSTLFEIEINRFKDGRIRNYWFYGGGWGHAIGLCQSGAAGLAGKYNKNYREIIEFYFPGTALRKIKYIKKKG; encoded by the coding sequence ATGCGCCTTATAATTATTTTTGCCCTCATTTTGTCTAACGCCTGCCTCAAAGCCCGGGCCGCGGCTCCCGACAACACGCCGGCCCCGCACTTTGGCCCTTCCGGACAAAGTGCGGGGCAGCCGGACGCCTATTCCTATTATCTTAAAGGCGAATTGCCGAAGGCCGGAGCCGAATATATGCGTATGGCCGCGCTTGAGCCCGCGAACCCGGAGCCGCTTTTAAACGCCGCCATGTGCTGGCGCCAGGCCGGACAATACCGTCTGGCCGCGCAGGTCATGGACAAGGCGGCGGCCCTGGCTCCGGACAACCCCGACATTCAGGCGGAAACCGGCTGGCTGAAATTCCACCGGGCCGATTACGCCGCCGCCAAGGAGGCCTTTGAGCTGGCGCTGCGTCTCGCGCCGGACCACGAACGCGCCACCCTCGGGCTTGCCAGCGTCTATTCAAACCTTGAAGATAAGGATAAAACGATAGAGCTTCTTGGCCGCTATAAACAGCTGCGTCCGGATTTCGCCGGGGTGGACTATATTATCGCCTGGAATTACATGAATTTCAAGATGTACAAAGAAGCCGAGGCCGCGCTGATAGAAGCTCTGCGCAAGGACCCGACTTTTACCGAAGCCCGCCTGCCGCTTGCCGGTATTTACGCGAGGGACGGCAAGTTCAACGAAGCATGGAACCAATATCACAGGGTGCTTGATTCCGCGCCGGGCCATCCGGTGGCCTCCAAGGCGATAAAAGTGCTGGAAGGCAAACTTACAAAACAACCGGAAGAGATCCGCCCGCCTTTTAAAATAATCCGCCCGCTTTCCATGGAGCCGATGGATGTGATAAACAGCCTGTCAAAGTCGACGAAAATGCGCGTGGGCATAGGCACCGGCAACACGGGCAAACAGGGGCGGAATAATTACCTGAAATTCAAGTCTTTTGAGGGGCTTGCCATAAACGGCAAGAGAAGCGGCAAATTATACGCCGAACTTCCGCCCGACGAGGAATGGACGGCGGAATACTCCGGGGAACGCCTGGTATTGAAAGATTCAAGCGGCACGGTTTACGGCCGTTTTAAGGGGCCGCTTATTCTGGCCTCAAAAGACGCGAAAAACGGCTCCGTTATTTTTGAGAGCTCGAAAAAATGCGGCAACCCGTGGTTCGCGTTCTCGGACCGCCAGTACCGCGGGGCCATAGAGCTTTATCCTATACGCGGCAGGGGCCTTGGCGTGATAAATATTCTTGAGATGGAACAGTACCTCATGGGAGTCGTGCCAAGCGAAGTTTCGGCGCAATGGCCCTATGAAACCCTGAAAGCGCAGGCCGTGATAGCCCGCACCCAGGCTATAATACGGCGCGCCCGCGGCGGCGCGCACAAGGCCGACGGCTACCATATCTGCGACGGCGAGCACTGCCAGGCCTACAAGGGGATGGGAAACGAGGCCAACTCGACCAACCGCGCGGTGCTTGACACCGAAGGGGAGCTGCTGCTCTATCACGGCAAACCCGCTTATACCTTTTATCATTCGAACTGCGGCGGCTGGATACAGGCCTCCGGCGAGGTCCGCGGCTGGGGCGATTCGCCGTATCTCTACGACCACCCCGACAGCGTGGAGATTTCCTCCGCCGCCGCGCTGCCCCCGTGGGAATTCCACCTTTGGCTTACCGGCAACCCCGAGGCCAACTGCAATTACCCCGGCAAAGTGCGGGCTTCCGAATACCGCTGGATGAAGATCATAAAGCACAAGGACCTGGACTTCCGCGTAAAACGGGACTATTCCATAGGCGACCTGCGCGAAATTGTGCCGCTCCGGCGCAGCCGCTCCGGCAACGTGAATTCCATTAAGCTGGTGGGCTCCAAAAAGACCATAACCATAACCAAAGAGCACCTTATACGGAACCTGCTCGGCTTTGCCCCCCTTAAAAGCACTCTCTTTGAAATTGAAATAAACCGCTTCAAGGACGGCAGGATACGCAATTACTGGTTTTATGGCGGCGGCTGGGGCCACGCCATAGGGCTGTGCCAGTCGGGCGCGGCGGGACTTGCGGGAAAATACAATAAGAACTACAGGGAAATAATTGAATTTTATTTCCCCGGCACCGCGCTGAGGAAAATAAAGTACATCAAAAAGAAAGGCTGA